The Phormidium sp. PBR-2020 DNA segment GTGCAGGTGGCGGTGATTCGCGCTCAGGAAGACTGGGCGATCGCCCGCGAGTGTTGGGAATTGGCCCAGTGTCCTTAGAAGCGGTATTCTAACGAGATTGAGAGATTATCTTAATTGTTAGGAACCTAGATTATGAAAAAAACTGAAGGTGTCCGTCAGCTCGTGGAACAAGTGCTAAATTGTTTCACCTCTCCCCCTGATGAGGACTTAATTGAGCATGTCTGCATGGCCATCGAAGCCAATCCACAATGGTTTGCCCAGTATCATCGCCTGGCCGAGGAATTGGGGGCTGAAACAACCGTCAATAGTTGGATTGGGCGGTATGTCAAAGAGCTATCTGGCTTCAACAGTGGGCGATCGCACCCCTCCAAAAGTCACCTCATCAAATCCTACCGCAAACTAATTATTCCCGAACAACAGTAGCCGCTCCCACCCCCAGCCAGACATAGGCCGAGGATTAATCCACTACCCGACTCATATAACTGCGCCAGAGTTCGGCCGCATGACTACTACTGCCATAGGTGCGGCTATTGTCATCATTCCCTAACCAGACCCCCGTGACTAAAGAGCCTTGGGGAACATAGCCAATAAACCACAAATCAACCGCGAAGTCCGTGGTTCCGGTTTTGCCCACCTCGCCAGCACCAAAAGCTGCCGCTGTGCCGGTTCCTGACTGCACCACCCCCCGCAATAAGTTGGTCATAATCCCGGCAACCTCCGGGGAGATCACCGCCTGATTCATAGGTTCTTGCTGAGCATAATCATAAATCACCCGACAGGTTTGGAAATCATCAGCATTGGCGCAATCGCTACTGTCCAAAATGCGGCGAATGGCATGGCCACGGTTCCAACGCCCCTGATTGGCAAAAATGCCATAGGCGCCGGTAATTTCCAATAAACTGACCTCACTCTGGCCCAAGGCTAACCCCGGTACCGCATCTAACTCCGAACGAATACCCAATTCCCGTGCCAGACGCACAACATTATTGAGTCCCGCTTCTCGGGCAATACGCAAGGCCACCACATTTTCTGACTGGGCCATCCCTTGATACATATTAATGTCACCACCACTGCGTTCACAGGGACGGTAGGATTGGCCCTGCCAGGTGAGGGGTTGACAGGAGAACACAGTTCCTGGACTGATTCCTTGATTAAGGGCTGCGGCGAAGGGAAAAACTTTGAACGTAGAACCGGGTTGTCGGCGAGCTTGGGTGGCCCGGTTATATTGACTGCTACGATAATCCACTCCCCCCGCTAGGGCGACAATCTCCCCGGTGCGATAATCCAGGGAAACGATCGCCCCTTGAGACACCCCCAACTGAGTGCCGACGGTACGAACATACTCCTGTAAACTCTGCTCAGCCTGTTCTTGTAGGTCAGGATTCAGCCCTGTTTCCACAATGAAGTTGCCTTCCCGGGCCAGTTCTGAGCCGAGGAGTTGTTCGAGTTCTACAAAGACATGATCGTAGAAATAGGGAGCGACGGTACTTTCAAGGATTTCCCGCGCGGCTGGGTTGATTTCAATGCGCGATCGCCGGGCCCGATCGGCTTCCTCCTGAGAGATTTTCCCTAAGGCCCGCATCCGTTCAATGACGCGATTGCGATATTGCAGGGCCAACTCATAGTTCTGAATCGGGTTAAAGCGATTGGGGGCCGGCAAAATCCCAGCCAGGGTGGCGGCTTCCGAGAGGCTTAACTCCTGGGTGGACTTGCCAAAATAGAAGCGAGCCGCATCTTCAAAGCCGTATAAATCAATCCCCAGAAAGACCTGGTTAAGATAGGTCAGTAACAGATCATCTTTACTGTAAAAGGTTTCGAGCTTCAGGGCCACGATCATCTCCCGCAATTTCCGGCCCGCTGAATCTTCAGTCCCCACATAATCCCGATAGAGACTGCGAGCCAGTTGTTGAGTGACGGTACTGGCCCCCTCACGAATGCCGCCACCGCGCAGGT contains these protein-coding regions:
- a CDS encoding transglycosylase domain-containing protein, whose translation is MPPSRTQPQTFLGNVTEVAKQLHAKVNFGQLALNPKARVPELWVQTGDEENAQIYPLVGDRYLLGRSSQCDMVVPTSLVSKTHFSLSRDSREGKRHFILRDEGSTNGVYLGKRRLRKLQLQHGDVLTLGPPDLADAVRVQFYDPPPWYVRGFRWSLYGVSGACALATLLVLAEWQKFTVRPLPRSITGPTIVYSRDAERPLREPYSTTHVEHPSLAEFGDYLPNAVIASEDSRFFWHLGVDPIGVLRAFVTNLRGGGIREGASTVTQQLARSLYRDYVGTEDSAGRKLREMIVALKLETFYSKDDLLLTYLNQVFLGIDLYGFEDAARFYFGKSTQELSLSEAATLAGILPAPNRFNPIQNYELALQYRNRVIERMRALGKISQEEADRARRSRIEINPAAREILESTVAPYFYDHVFVELEQLLGSELAREGNFIVETGLNPDLQEQAEQSLQEYVRTVGTQLGVSQGAIVSLDYRTGEIVALAGGVDYRSSQYNRATQARRQPGSTFKVFPFAAALNQGISPGTVFSCQPLTWQGQSYRPCERSGGDINMYQGMAQSENVVALRIAREAGLNNVVRLARELGIRSELDAVPGLALGQSEVSLLEITGAYGIFANQGRWNRGHAIRRILDSSDCANADDFQTCRVIYDYAQQEPMNQAVISPEVAGIMTNLLRGVVQSGTGTAAAFGAGEVGKTGTTDFAVDLWFIGYVPQGSLVTGVWLGNDDNSRTYGSSSHAAELWRSYMSRVVD